One genomic segment of Suttonella sp. R2A3 includes these proteins:
- the murC gene encoding UDP-N-acetylmuramate--L-alanine ligase: MTVHAADIHFGRIEKRQMRRIKEVFFVGIGGVGMSAIAEVLINLGYQVSGSDLNPSANTDRLKAKGATLYFGHDAQNVAQASVVVTSSAINPANPEVAEARRLGIPVIRRAEMLAELMRFRFGIAVAGTHGKTTTTSLTASILADAGLDPTFVIGGVLTSVGSNARLGEGQYLVAEADESDTSFLFLQPMISIVTNIDADHLENYGGSYENLKEGFIQFLHNLPFYGLAVVCVDDPGVQAILPEIARPIRTYGFSDQAEIQARNVRQDGLVMRFDVYDRQRDQEWPMALNMPGKHNVLNALAALIVAEELGLDHTAITEGLAQFRGVGRRFTHHGVVSHARGQADVFEDYGHHPSEISAVLEAAAEGFAGRRVVAVFQPHRYTRTRDLLDDFAEVLSRCDTLVLTEVYSAGETPIAGADSRDLARAIRGHGRVEPILIAEKNALNQRLREDLLHDDDVVIYFGAGDIGRQAKAMTEDA, encoded by the coding sequence ATGACAGTACACGCGGCCGATATTCATTTTGGACGGATTGAAAAACGGCAAATGCGTCGAATTAAAGAGGTATTTTTTGTCGGTATCGGCGGTGTGGGTATGAGCGCAATCGCTGAAGTGTTGATTAACTTAGGCTATCAAGTTAGCGGCTCAGATCTGAATCCCTCGGCAAACACAGACCGGCTTAAAGCGAAAGGAGCAACACTCTATTTTGGCCACGATGCACAGAATGTGGCGCAGGCGAGTGTGGTGGTGACCTCATCAGCGATCAATCCAGCAAACCCGGAAGTTGCTGAAGCGCGTCGTTTGGGTATCCCAGTGATTCGTCGCGCGGAAATGCTCGCAGAATTAATGCGTTTTCGCTTTGGTATTGCGGTTGCTGGTACACACGGTAAAACGACAACCACCAGCTTAACTGCTTCGATTCTTGCTGATGCCGGATTAGATCCGACTTTTGTGATTGGTGGGGTATTAACCAGTGTCGGTAGTAACGCACGCTTGGGTGAGGGGCAGTATCTAGTCGCTGAAGCTGATGAATCCGATACCTCATTTTTATTTTTACAGCCGATGATCTCGATTGTGACCAATATTGATGCCGATCATTTGGAGAACTATGGCGGGAGTTATGAAAACCTCAAAGAAGGGTTTATCCAATTTCTGCATAACCTGCCGTTTTATGGTCTGGCTGTGGTGTGCGTTGACGATCCGGGTGTGCAAGCGATTTTGCCAGAGATTGCCCGACCTATTCGTACTTATGGCTTTAGTGATCAAGCGGAAATACAAGCGCGCAATGTTCGCCAGGATGGTCTTGTGATGCGCTTTGATGTTTATGATCGTCAGCGGGATCAAGAGTGGCCAATGGCGCTCAATATGCCGGGTAAACATAATGTGCTCAATGCGCTCGCCGCACTAATCGTGGCTGAAGAACTAGGGCTTGATCATACTGCGATTACCGAAGGGTTAGCGCAATTTCGTGGGGTGGGACGTCGCTTCACCCATCATGGTGTGGTGTCACATGCACGTGGTCAAGCCGATGTGTTTGAAGATTATGGTCATCATCCGAGCGAGATCAGTGCGGTGCTTGAGGCGGCGGCAGAAGGCTTTGCTGGACGCCGAGTCGTGGCAGTATTCCAACCACACCGCTACACGCGAACCAGAGATTTATTAGACGATTTTGCCGAAGTGCTTAGCCGTTGTGATACTTTAGTACTCACAGAAGTCTATAGTGCAGGCGAAACACCGATTGCTGGTGCTGATAGCCGCGATTTGGCGCGTGCTATTCGTGGACATGGTCGTGTTGAGCCAATTTTAATAGCTGAAAAAAACGCGTTAAATCAGCGTTTGCGAGAAGATTTATTGCACGATGATGATGTGGTGATTTATTTTGGTGCTGGAGATATTGGGCGCCAAGCGAAAGCGATGACGGAGGATGCGTAA
- the murG gene encoding undecaprenyldiphospho-muramoylpentapeptide beta-N-acetylglucosaminyltransferase yields the protein MSAFSGKTILFMAGGTGGHVYPALAIAKRLSGLGATVHWLGNESGFEGQKVPDAGYQLHDIAVRGLRGNGALGWIKAPIMVSKAILKARQVIKRIQPDVVVGMGGFAAGPGGVAAKLCGVPLLIHEQNAVMGLTNRLLSRIASTVLLADIRAADQLASGKTYRVVGNPVRDVFWQQPAIDARYQERSGAIRLLVIGGSQGAKAINEVLPKALARLDAAACPQVTHQVGPRWLEAVREQYAAQQVQAEVVAFIDEMAEAMAGSDVVLSRAGALSVAEISAVGVPAIFVPLPSAVDDHQTTNASILVDQGAAKLLPQAELSAETLSQLLSTYTDRKILAAQAHKAQACAHKHSTQYIVDEIEALL from the coding sequence GTGAGCGCATTTTCAGGTAAAACCATTCTTTTTATGGCCGGTGGCACCGGTGGCCATGTGTATCCAGCGCTTGCTATTGCTAAGCGTTTGTCGGGTTTAGGCGCTACCGTTCACTGGCTGGGTAATGAGAGTGGATTCGAAGGGCAGAAAGTCCCTGATGCAGGCTATCAGTTGCACGATATTGCTGTGCGCGGCTTGCGTGGCAATGGGGCGCTAGGTTGGATTAAAGCGCCAATAATGGTCAGCAAAGCGATTTTAAAAGCGCGTCAAGTGATCAAACGTATTCAGCCAGATGTTGTTGTCGGTATGGGTGGTTTTGCGGCCGGCCCTGGTGGGGTGGCGGCTAAGTTATGTGGTGTGCCACTACTGATTCACGAACAAAATGCGGTAATGGGGCTGACCAATCGCCTGCTCTCGCGCATCGCATCAACGGTGTTGCTCGCAGATATTCGTGCGGCTGATCAGTTGGCGAGTGGCAAAACGTATCGCGTCGTCGGGAATCCGGTACGAGATGTTTTTTGGCAACAACCAGCGATTGATGCGCGCTATCAAGAACGCAGCGGCGCGATCCGTTTGTTGGTGATCGGTGGCTCGCAAGGGGCAAAAGCGATCAATGAGGTGCTGCCTAAGGCGTTAGCACGTTTGGATGCTGCTGCGTGCCCTCAAGTAACCCATCAAGTCGGACCGCGTTGGTTAGAAGCAGTACGCGAACAATACGCGGCTCAGCAGGTGCAGGCAGAAGTGGTTGCTTTTATTGATGAGATGGCAGAGGCTATGGCTGGTAGTGATGTAGTGTTATCACGTGCTGGTGCGCTCAGTGTCGCTGAAATTTCGGCGGTTGGTGTGCCGGCTATTTTTGTGCCGTTGCCGAGTGCGGTAGATGATCATCAAACGACGAACGCGAGTATTTTAGTCGATCAAGGTGCTGCTAAGCTGTTACCACAGGCAGAACTTAGCGCTGAGACACTTTCTCAGCTATTAAGTACGTACACGGATCGCAAAATACTTGCCGCTCAGGCGCACAAAGCACAAGCCTGCGCGCATAAACATTCAACCCAATATATTGTTGACGAAATCGAGGCATTATTATGA
- a CDS encoding D-alanine--D-alanine ligase encodes MSQLLLPQASAFGKVVVLYGGTSAEREVSLNSGKAVYDGLLAYGIDAHLLDTGKEDVISALRDGDYARAFIVLHGRGGEDGEIQSILHYLKIPFTGSDMASCAIAMDKLVTKSVWRDAGLPVLPDMQVYADDSYESIAQELRSACFVVKPALEGSSVGVSRVSNQQEFAAAFIAAGGAGEKIMAEPWIDGRELTYTVLGEDVLPSIEIIASGSHVFYDYEAKYLADDTRYLCPAPIEAALDGALREDALAAFLAVGGSGWGRVDYLLDEQGYASLLEVNMVPGMTSHSLVPLAAKEAGLDFTTLVVAILAQTM; translated from the coding sequence ATGAGTCAGTTATTATTACCGCAAGCGAGTGCTTTTGGCAAAGTTGTCGTGCTCTATGGCGGCACTTCTGCTGAGCGTGAGGTTTCGCTTAACAGTGGTAAAGCGGTGTATGACGGATTACTGGCTTATGGCATAGACGCACATTTGCTCGATACCGGTAAAGAAGATGTGATTAGCGCGTTACGCGATGGTGATTATGCGCGGGCGTTTATTGTCTTACATGGTCGCGGCGGGGAAGATGGCGAAATTCAATCGATCTTGCATTATTTAAAGATCCCATTTACCGGTAGCGATATGGCCTCATGTGCGATCGCGATGGATAAATTGGTGACGAAATCTGTATGGCGTGATGCGGGCCTGCCTGTGTTACCGGATATGCAGGTGTATGCTGATGACAGCTACGAGAGTATTGCGCAAGAATTGCGCAGCGCTTGTTTTGTGGTTAAACCGGCGCTTGAAGGCTCAAGTGTGGGGGTCAGCAGGGTCTCTAATCAACAGGAATTTGCCGCAGCGTTTATTGCAGCCGGTGGTGCGGGCGAAAAAATTATGGCTGAACCATGGATCGATGGTCGTGAATTAACCTATACCGTGCTTGGTGAGGATGTGCTGCCGAGTATTGAGATCATTGCCAGCGGCAGCCATGTATTTTATGATTATGAAGCGAAATATCTCGCTGATGACACACGCTATTTGTGCCCGGCACCGATTGAGGCTGCTCTTGATGGTGCGCTACGTGAAGATGCTTTGGCTGCATTTCTTGCCGTTGGCGGCTCTGGCTGGGGGCGGGTAGATTATTTGCTCGATGAACAAGGCTATGCTTCGTTGTTAGAGGTTAATATGGTGCCAGGAATGACCTCGCATTCTTTAGTACCACTCGCTGCGAAGGAAGCAGGGTTAGATTTCACCACGCTAGTCGTGGCAATTTTAGCGCAAACAATGTGA
- the ftsW gene encoding putative lipid II flippase FtsW encodes MVNKKPVKQPIKDFHKTQQKGGSRFAQLVFPDLWLILSFLMLLAVGVVAVTSVSMPQAVHEGLSPYHYTLRQAIFMAIGFIGLFLTLYIPSITYRKYRYWILIAAFILMLMAFVPGLGVSVNGSRRWISLGLFNVQVSEVMKLALIVFAAAYLERNSRRLDNSAAPVWVLVIPLLIIVGVLQLQPDLGAAVVMAGVVFALMFLAGARLRDLAALALLGIIGLVGLLMMSGYRRERLATFLDPWAKDRVYDEGYQLVQALIAVGNGRLQGLGLGQSVQKHQFLPEAHTDFIFAIIAEEMGFFGAILVLVLFAVFVWRSFEIALLADRMRKRFASLLAYGIGLWVAIQTLINIGVSIGALPTKGITLPFISYGGSSLIMMMIAVGVLLRIDAESRFQARREGMDV; translated from the coding sequence ATGGTGAATAAAAAACCAGTCAAACAACCGATTAAGGATTTTCACAAAACCCAGCAAAAGGGTGGTTCACGTTTTGCTCAGTTGGTTTTTCCTGATCTTTGGCTGATCTTGTCGTTTCTGATGTTGCTTGCAGTTGGGGTTGTCGCGGTTACCTCGGTGTCTATGCCGCAGGCGGTGCACGAAGGGCTTAGCCCATATCATTACACGCTCCGTCAAGCTATTTTTATGGCTATCGGCTTTATTGGATTGTTTTTAACCCTCTATATTCCATCAATCACTTACCGGAAATACCGCTACTGGATTTTGATTGCGGCGTTTATCTTGATGCTGATGGCGTTTGTTCCTGGCCTCGGAGTGTCGGTGAATGGGTCAAGGCGTTGGATTTCTCTGGGGTTGTTTAATGTTCAGGTCAGTGAGGTGATGAAGCTGGCGTTGATTGTTTTTGCAGCCGCGTATTTAGAGCGTAACAGCCGGCGTTTGGATAATAGCGCCGCGCCGGTGTGGGTATTGGTCATTCCGCTACTGATTATCGTGGGTGTTTTACAATTACAGCCGGATTTGGGCGCAGCGGTGGTAATGGCCGGCGTGGTCTTCGCGCTGATGTTTTTAGCCGGCGCAAGGCTTCGTGATTTAGCGGCTTTAGCCCTACTCGGCATCATTGGTTTAGTTGGCCTGTTGATGATGAGCGGGTATCGTCGTGAACGTTTAGCGACCTTCCTCGATCCCTGGGCAAAAGATCGCGTTTATGATGAGGGATATCAGTTGGTACAAGCCCTGATCGCGGTCGGTAACGGACGATTACAAGGCTTAGGGCTTGGTCAGAGTGTACAAAAACACCAATTTTTACCTGAGGCGCACACCGACTTTATTTTTGCGATCATTGCCGAAGAAATGGGTTTTTTTGGGGCGATATTAGTGTTGGTTTTGTTTGCGGTGTTTGTTTGGCGATCGTTTGAAATCGCGTTGCTTGCTGATCGGATGCGCAAACGCTTTGCTTCATTGCTTGCCTATGGCATTGGTTTATGGGTGGCGATACAAACGCTGATTAATATCGGTGTGAGTATTGGCGCATTACCGACTAAAGGAATTACGCTACCGTTTATCAGCTACGGGGGTAGTTCGTTGATCATGATGATGATCGCTGTAGGGGTTCTGTTACGTATTGATGCAGAAAGTCGTTTTCAGGCGCGGCGCGAAGGGATGGATGTGTGA
- the mraY gene encoding phospho-N-acetylmuramoyl-pentapeptide-transferase, translated as MLYLLANWLSEWFTPLNAFTYLTSRIILAALTALLLSIWLGKPMIALLRRLQMGQFVRDDGPQTHLKKAGTPTMGGALIIVVVCVAMLLWADLRVAYTWLALFVLLGFGAVGWIDDYRKLVLKDPQGLRAKHKYGLMSLVAIVAALWLYWCADTPVATTLIFPFFKDVTWQMGWLFIPFAYLVMTGSSNAVNLTDGLDGLAIMPVVLVAGALGVFAYLSGNTYFANYLHIPAIVGAAEMAVFCAAIAGAGLGFLWYNAHPALVFMGDVGALSLGAALALVAVVIRQELVFALMGGIFVVEALSVMAQVLSYRYRNGKRVLRMAPLHHHFELSGWPESRVTIRFWIITVVLVLIGLATLKLR; from the coding sequence ATGCTTTATTTACTCGCCAACTGGCTTAGCGAATGGTTCACACCACTCAACGCGTTTACCTATCTGACTTCGCGTATTATCCTTGCTGCCTTGACAGCGTTGTTGTTGTCGATTTGGTTGGGTAAACCCATGATTGCGCTGTTGCGTCGATTGCAGATGGGGCAATTTGTGCGGGATGATGGACCGCAAACGCATTTGAAGAAAGCGGGTACGCCAACCATGGGTGGCGCATTGATTATTGTTGTGGTTTGTGTGGCAATGTTGCTCTGGGCGGATTTACGTGTCGCCTACACATGGCTGGCGCTATTTGTTTTACTCGGTTTTGGTGCGGTCGGCTGGATCGATGACTACCGTAAACTGGTGCTTAAAGACCCACAGGGATTACGCGCTAAACATAAGTATGGTTTGATGTCGCTGGTGGCGATTGTCGCTGCGCTATGGCTTTACTGGTGTGCAGATACGCCGGTGGCGACCACTTTGATCTTCCCGTTTTTTAAAGATGTTACCTGGCAGATGGGCTGGCTGTTCATTCCATTTGCTTACCTTGTGATGACTGGTTCGAGTAACGCAGTGAATTTAACCGATGGCTTAGATGGACTGGCGATTATGCCGGTGGTGTTGGTTGCCGGTGCGCTAGGTGTTTTTGCGTATCTCTCGGGTAATACCTATTTTGCGAACTACTTGCATATTCCAGCGATTGTTGGGGCTGCTGAAATGGCGGTATTTTGTGCAGCAATTGCCGGCGCTGGTCTGGGCTTTTTATGGTACAACGCGCACCCTGCGTTGGTCTTTATGGGCGATGTGGGCGCATTGTCTTTAGGCGCTGCTTTGGCCTTGGTTGCGGTGGTGATTCGTCAGGAATTGGTGTTTGCCCTGATGGGCGGTATTTTTGTCGTCGAAGCGCTGTCAGTAATGGCGCAAGTCTTGTCGTATCGCTATCGTAACGGCAAACGCGTCCTGCGCATGGCGCCTTTACACCATCATTTTGAATTAAGTGGTTGGCCAGAATCACGAGTGACGATTCGCTTTTGGATTATCACCGTGGTCTTGGTGCTTATTGGCTTGGCTACATTGAAATTACGCTAA
- the murD gene encoding UDP-N-acetylmuramoyl-L-alanine--D-glutamate ligase: protein MNTYLSRLAALELAEPIYVVGMGLAGRSALDVLREAGYDATGVDERSEGRHIRTAAFDDVQWSEAATLVMSPGIDRRRACFADYFGTVVNDVELFACLVDKPVVAVTGSNGKSTVVTMLAEALNAGGTRAMLCGNIGYPVLSALINDAPADVYVLELSSYQLECCPSLSPDVGCVLNVSPDHLDRYDSIDSYAAAKERLVIQSHLSILNQDDAYCVAMADSATNVAWFGAQTENRVDDQGIYLDDALVLKHEALTVKGRHNLSNALVVLMMLNALGKLNDQAYQAVSTFAGLPHRMQVVAEVDGVSWFNDSKATNIGATQAALNGVDAPLILILGGVGKNQDFHLLSETLQTQTLRGVLLIGTDNHALSNALDQACIEYESVGTMDRAVSRAREIAQRGDWVLLSPACASFDQYRGFAQRGEDFTQLVRGHGE from the coding sequence ATGAATACATACCTTTCTCGTCTTGCTGCTTTAGAACTCGCTGAACCGATTTACGTTGTGGGCATGGGGCTTGCCGGACGCAGTGCGTTAGATGTGCTGCGCGAAGCTGGCTATGACGCGACTGGCGTTGATGAGCGCAGCGAAGGGCGTCATATTCGCACCGCAGCGTTTGATGACGTGCAATGGTCTGAAGCAGCTACTTTGGTGATGAGCCCAGGGATTGACCGTCGGCGGGCGTGTTTTGCCGATTATTTCGGTACGGTGGTTAACGATGTTGAGCTCTTTGCATGCTTGGTGGATAAACCGGTGGTGGCGGTCACTGGGTCAAACGGTAAGTCAACGGTAGTCACCATGCTCGCCGAAGCGCTGAATGCGGGTGGCACACGCGCGATGTTGTGTGGCAATATCGGCTACCCAGTGCTATCGGCGTTAATTAATGATGCACCTGCTGATGTGTACGTGTTGGAGCTATCGAGTTATCAGCTCGAATGTTGCCCATCGCTTAGCCCTGATGTGGGTTGTGTGCTTAATGTCAGCCCGGATCATTTGGATCGCTATGACAGTATCGATAGCTATGCAGCTGCTAAAGAACGCTTGGTGATCCAATCCCATTTAAGCATTCTTAACCAAGATGATGCGTATTGTGTCGCGATGGCCGATAGTGCAACGAATGTTGCTTGGTTCGGCGCGCAGACAGAAAACCGAGTTGATGATCAAGGAATTTATTTAGATGACGCGTTGGTGCTTAAGCACGAAGCACTGACCGTAAAAGGACGGCATAATCTTTCTAACGCCTTAGTGGTGTTGATGATGCTTAATGCACTGGGAAAACTTAACGATCAAGCGTATCAAGCAGTGAGCACATTTGCTGGCCTGCCGCATCGCATGCAGGTGGTGGCGGAGGTTGATGGGGTTAGCTGGTTTAATGATTCTAAAGCAACCAATATTGGCGCCACTCAAGCCGCGCTCAATGGTGTTGATGCACCATTGATTTTGATTCTAGGCGGCGTGGGGAAAAATCAGGATTTTCATCTGCTCTCAGAAACCTTACAAACACAAACTTTGCGTGGGGTATTACTGATTGGTACGGATAACCACGCGTTAAGCAATGCATTGGATCAAGCCTGTATTGAGTATGAATCAGTGGGTACGATGGATCGCGCAGTCAGTCGTGCGCGTGAGATCGCGCAACGTGGCGATTGGGTCTTGCTGTCGCCAGCGTGTGCGAGCTTTGATCAATACCGTGGTTTTGCTCAACGTGGCGAAGACTTTACACAATTGGTACGTGGTCATGGTGAATAA